One genomic region from Halococcus qingdaonensis encodes:
- a CDS encoding glycosyltransferase family 2 protein yields the protein MSEYKASEEQRDEHSSGTAREQPAIGVVFEPQSVDAIARIVLRATQQGQQVLVLNPNENDRLRTLDFIHTANVHLIDVPHSAEEDTYHQQLETAARTLGLPGVIIHDEPDDYIDREATLSAFNESGYSIDAIPQLQPDSGQSTTLVAIPAYNEAATIGEVVAEVLEHEEDVLVIDDGSTDATVEQARAAGATVLEREANGGYGAALKTAFREAYKQRAEQLIILDGDGQHDPADIPRLLAALRDDGADIAIGSRFAADSETTVPFYRRVGLAVINLLSNLSLGVVRSASWIDDTQSGFRAYNRRAIESLLADDEVGDRMSASTDILYHAHHNDYAIEEVGTTIDYDVENGSQHNPISHGVHLVMNIVKTVERDRPITFLGVPGFLSAFVGLGFGYWTISNFINSGSFPSGLAITSMFFVLIGIFACLSAVMLHALSTQIQ from the coding sequence ATGAGCGAATACAAGGCGAGCGAAGAACAGCGCGACGAACACAGCTCTGGGACGGCGAGAGAACAGCCTGCAATTGGTGTTGTTTTTGAGCCCCAATCTGTCGATGCGATTGCGCGGATCGTACTGCGAGCAACCCAGCAGGGCCAGCAGGTGCTTGTTCTCAACCCGAACGAGAACGATCGGCTTCGAACGCTCGATTTCATCCATACAGCGAACGTCCATCTGATCGATGTCCCACACTCGGCTGAAGAGGACACCTATCACCAGCAACTGGAAACAGCAGCGCGCACGCTCGGCCTTCCGGGCGTCATCATCCATGATGAGCCAGACGATTATATCGATCGTGAGGCAACGCTGTCGGCGTTCAATGAGTCCGGATACTCTATCGACGCCATCCCACAGTTACAGCCTGACAGCGGTCAATCAACAACGCTCGTTGCGATTCCCGCCTATAACGAAGCAGCGACGATTGGCGAGGTAGTTGCAGAGGTGCTAGAACACGAAGAGGACGTGCTGGTAATCGATGACGGGAGTACGGACGCTACTGTCGAACAAGCACGGGCAGCCGGTGCAACGGTCCTCGAACGCGAGGCCAACGGTGGCTACGGAGCCGCGCTGAAAACGGCCTTTCGGGAAGCGTACAAACAACGGGCCGAACAGCTCATTATTCTCGATGGGGACGGCCAGCATGACCCGGCGGATATTCCTCGCTTGCTGGCTGCACTTCGCGACGATGGTGCAGACATCGCCATCGGTAGTCGGTTCGCAGCTGACTCGGAGACGACAGTCCCGTTCTATCGTCGTGTCGGGCTCGCCGTGATCAATCTGCTGAGTAACCTGAGTCTCGGGGTCGTACGATCGGCCTCGTGGATCGACGATACACAGAGTGGCTTCCGGGCGTACAATCGCCGCGCGATCGAGTCGCTACTGGCTGACGACGAGGTTGGCGACCGGATGAGTGCGAGCACGGATATCCTCTATCACGCACATCACAACGACTACGCGATCGAGGAAGTCGGGACGACGATCGACTACGATGTCGAGAACGGGAGCCAGCACAATCCGATTTCACATGGGGTTCATCTCGTGATGAACATCGTCAAAACAGTTGAGCGCGATCGCCCGATCACGTTCTTGGGAGTCCCCGGCTTTCTCTCCGCGTTCGTTGGGCTTGGCTTTGGCTACTGGACGATCTCGAATTTCATCAACTCGGGCAGCTTTCCAAGTGGGCTCGCAATCACCTCGATGTTTTTCGTTCTGATCGGGATATTTGCGTGTCTCAGTGCGGTCATGCTGCATGCGCTGAGTACACAGATTCAGTGA
- a CDS encoding NADP-dependent oxidoreductase: MAEEMQAIRVHEHGDPSVLRYESVERPEPTADELLVRVRGAGLNPVDTAGRYGQIEYPLPWIPGWDLSGTVAAVGDAVTDFEVGDSVYSLARFPAAGNAYAEYATVPAADVAPQPETIGHTTAAGVPMVALTAWQALFEQGDLQDGDRVLIHAAAGGVGHIAVQLALQHGATVIGTAAGYNQQFLTDLGVDQAIDYETTQFDDAIDEPVDLVLDAIGGKTGERSLSVLREGGTITPLLDAPPEEQLDAYGVDSQQVGVEADGDTLSEIATLIDEGAVTPTIADTYPLADATAAHEELESDHARGKLVLEPDSDT; encoded by the coding sequence ATGGCCGAGGAAATGCAGGCGATCCGTGTCCACGAGCATGGCGACCCAAGCGTGCTTCGCTACGAATCCGTTGAGCGGCCCGAACCCACAGCCGACGAACTCCTCGTGCGCGTTCGCGGAGCCGGCCTGAACCCGGTCGACACTGCCGGCCGGTACGGGCAGATCGAGTATCCATTGCCGTGGATCCCTGGCTGGGATCTGTCGGGCACCGTCGCCGCCGTTGGCGACGCAGTCACCGACTTCGAGGTCGGCGACAGTGTCTACAGTCTAGCCCGCTTTCCGGCTGCGGGCAACGCCTACGCGGAGTACGCGACGGTGCCTGCGGCAGACGTCGCTCCACAACCGGAGACCATCGGCCACACCACCGCCGCAGGCGTCCCCATGGTCGCGTTGACAGCATGGCAAGCGCTCTTCGAACAGGGCGACCTACAGGACGGCGACCGCGTGCTGATCCATGCGGCCGCCGGCGGTGTCGGCCACATCGCCGTACAGCTTGCGCTGCAGCACGGGGCAACCGTCATCGGGACCGCTGCCGGCTACAACCAACAGTTCCTCACCGATCTCGGTGTCGACCAGGCCATCGACTACGAGACTACCCAGTTCGACGACGCGATCGACGAGCCGGTCGATCTCGTGCTCGATGCGATCGGTGGTAAAACGGGCGAGCGCTCGCTGTCGGTCCTGCGTGAGGGCGGGACCATCACGCCCTTGCTCGATGCCCCACCCGAAGAGCAACTCGACGCCTACGGCGTCGACAGCCAGCAAGTCGGTGTCGAAGCCGATGGTGACACGCTCTCTGAGATCGCCACACTGATCGATGAGGGAGCCGTCACGCCAACGATTGCAGACACCTACCCGCTCGCGGATGCAACTGCCGCCCACGAGGAACTCGAAAGCGATCACGCGCGTGGCAAGCTCGTCCTCGAACCCGACAGCGACACCTAA
- a CDS encoding MOSC domain-containing protein, with protein sequence MAAVSRIRLYPVKSLSGVDVGSVLIRDSGRLQYDREYALFSEDGTYVNGRQNKLVHKINTTVDLAANTIDFAIHDTNRTFACDLDGIDSNPELEAWLTDFFDEPITVERAAQSNFTDTAGGIAPIRITATGPTVVGEETLADVASWYDDLDADGIFRRLRTNIAIDGVEPFWEDKLYSDTPATRRDPGTGVEFTVGDVTHYGVMCKPRCVVPSRDPETGERKSNFTAKFMEQRKERFPDWADAETLGTNMDREDADDYYYLTVVTRLPSHEAGKEIAVGDEISIEGEVPLLQTH encoded by the coding sequence ATGGCAGCAGTTTCTCGAATCAGGCTGTATCCAGTCAAATCGTTGTCCGGGGTCGACGTCGGGAGCGTGTTGATCCGTGATTCGGGGCGGTTGCAGTACGATCGCGAGTATGCCCTGTTCAGCGAGGACGGCACCTACGTGAACGGTCGACAGAACAAACTGGTTCACAAGATCAACACCACAGTCGACCTCGCGGCAAACACGATCGACTTCGCAATCCACGATACGAACCGGACGTTTGCCTGCGACCTCGATGGCATCGACAGCAATCCGGAGTTAGAGGCGTGGTTGACTGACTTTTTCGACGAACCGATCACCGTCGAACGAGCTGCACAATCGAACTTCACTGACACCGCGGGCGGTATCGCTCCGATCCGAATCACCGCCACGGGCCCGACTGTCGTCGGTGAGGAAACACTGGCCGACGTCGCCTCCTGGTACGACGACCTCGATGCCGACGGGATTTTCCGGCGACTGCGAACCAACATCGCAATCGATGGTGTCGAACCGTTCTGGGAGGACAAACTCTATTCGGACACGCCGGCGACACGTCGCGATCCGGGTACTGGCGTGGAGTTTACGGTTGGCGACGTGACCCATTATGGGGTTATGTGTAAGCCACGCTGTGTCGTCCCCTCCCGGGATCCCGAAACTGGTGAGCGAAAGTCGAATTTCACGGCGAAGTTTATGGAGCAACGAAAGGAGCGATTCCCCGACTGGGCTGATGCAGAGACGCTGGGAACGAACATGGACCGCGAGGATGCAGACGATTATTACTATTTGACGGTCGTCACACGACTGCCATCACACGAGGCCGGCAAGGAGATCGCCGTCGGTGACGAGATCTCGATCGAGGGGGAAGTGCCCCTCTTGCAGACGCATTAG
- a CDS encoding type II toxin-antitoxin system PemK/MazF family toxin, with the protein MSDDVPVVRRGDIVIVALDPTRGHEIRKTRPSVVVQNDVGNRNSHTTVVAPATTTHRGYPFEVLVNADESDFNEDSSVRLDQIRTVDISERIEFVAGQLPASVMREIDSALQLELGLD; encoded by the coding sequence ATGAGTGATGATGTGCCGGTGGTGCGGCGGGGCGATATCGTCATTGTCGCACTGGATCCGACACGTGGTCACGAAATCCGCAAGACACGCCCGAGTGTCGTTGTTCAGAACGATGTCGGCAACCGAAATTCCCACACCACGGTTGTCGCCCCCGCAACAACCACCCATCGTGGCTACCCCTTCGAGGTGCTGGTGAACGCTGACGAGAGCGATTTCAACGAGGATTCATCGGTGCGTCTCGACCAGATTCGAACGGTCGATATCTCCGAACGAATCGAGTTCGTCGCCGGGCAGCTTCCAGCCTCCGTCATGCGTGAGATCGATAGTGCGCTACAACTCGAACTCGGTCTCGATTGA
- a CDS encoding ferritin-like domain-containing protein: protein MTDDTTPSNGRDLLQFIGRIDESIRSRRSFMSDAAKTGVAASALTTLGAGTVAANDGNDSNGSGGSDWNPSDVEILNYALTLEHLEAAYYNDFLDQYSEHEVERSEVANYFDRETLQYSVYQQIQDTRDHEEAHVEALTKTIKDLGGTPVEPADYEFPYSSITEFVAVADRLEAVGVSAYAGAAPLIDSEDVLEAALSIHSVEANHQTYFQLLHLQRPAPNAFNPARTRDQVLPIAKQFIVGAGDSGGGDAEVIEQSNVQLAGENEVPPVDTDATGEATLELVEGSDGPKLQYELSVQNIENVTAAHIHLGNEGENGPVVAFLFGPKESGVSEDGQLASGTITESDLVGPLEGESAQELRSMTEKGAYVNVHTTQNPDGEIRGQIRVE, encoded by the coding sequence ATGACAGACGATACAACCCCATCTAACGGACGAGACCTGCTACAGTTCATCGGTCGTATCGACGAATCCATCCGCTCGCGACGTTCGTTCATGTCCGACGCGGCGAAAACTGGCGTTGCCGCGTCCGCCCTGACCACGCTCGGTGCGGGCACCGTTGCGGCCAACGACGGGAACGACTCCAACGGGAGCGGCGGATCCGACTGGAACCCAAGCGACGTCGAGATCCTCAACTACGCGCTCACGCTCGAGCACCTCGAAGCGGCCTACTACAACGACTTCCTCGACCAGTATTCCGAACACGAGGTCGAGCGTTCCGAGGTCGCGAACTACTTCGACCGGGAGACGCTGCAGTATTCGGTCTATCAGCAGATCCAAGACACCCGCGACCACGAGGAAGCCCACGTCGAAGCACTCACCAAGACGATCAAGGACCTCGGCGGGACGCCCGTCGAACCCGCCGACTACGAGTTCCCCTACTCGTCGATCACCGAGTTCGTCGCGGTCGCCGACCGCCTCGAGGCCGTCGGCGTCTCCGCCTACGCCGGCGCGGCCCCGCTGATCGACAGCGAGGACGTACTCGAAGCTGCGCTGAGCATCCACTCGGTCGAGGCCAACCACCAGACCTACTTCCAGCTCCTGCATCTCCAGCGGCCCGCACCGAACGCGTTCAACCCGGCTCGCACGCGCGACCAGGTGCTCCCGATCGCCAAGCAGTTCATCGTCGGTGCGGGCGACTCGGGCGGCGGGGACGCGGAGGTCATCGAGCAGTCGAACGTGCAACTCGCCGGCGAGAACGAGGTACCGCCGGTCGACACCGACGCCACCGGCGAGGCGACGCTGGAACTCGTCGAAGGCAGCGATGGCCCCAAACTGCAGTACGAGCTCTCGGTCCAGAACATCGAGAACGTCACGGCCGCCCACATCCATCTCGGCAACGAGGGCGAAAACGGGCCGGTCGTCGCGTTCCTCTTCGGACCGAAGGAAAGTGGCGTCAGCGAGGACGGGCAGCTGGCAAGCGGCACCATCACCGAATCGGACCTCGTCGGGCCGCTCGAGGGCGAATCCGCCCAGGAGCTCCGATCGATGACCGAGAAGGGGGCGTACGTCAACGTCCACACGACACAGAACCCCGACGGCGAGATCCGCGGTCAGATCCGCGTCGAATAG
- a CDS encoding metal-dependent hydrolase, which translates to MMPWGHLAFGYLLVSALMRVVPRWEMDRTTVLLVLLGTQLPDLIDKPLAWTFHLLPSGRTLAHSLFAMVAVCALVGYYYRRRSRLDLGVAFAVSYGSHLIGDGYSFLLSGEYAYLSSLGWPLLPPPPFGDEGTFLTHIPDFAFTPGLLTQITLLAILYVVWIEDGAPGRELFSR; encoded by the coding sequence ATGATGCCCTGGGGCCATCTCGCGTTTGGCTACCTCCTCGTGTCGGCGCTGATGCGAGTGGTCCCACGATGGGAGATGGATCGCACGACGGTGTTGCTCGTTCTGCTCGGGACGCAGTTGCCGGATCTCATTGATAAGCCACTGGCGTGGACGTTTCACCTCCTCCCGAGCGGTCGCACGCTCGCACATTCGCTGTTCGCGATGGTGGCCGTCTGTGCGCTCGTTGGCTACTACTATCGCCGCCGCAGCCGTCTCGATCTCGGCGTTGCCTTCGCCGTCAGCTACGGCTCCCATCTGATCGGCGACGGATACAGCTTCCTCCTGTCGGGCGAGTACGCTTATCTCTCCTCGCTGGGCTGGCCACTGCTCCCACCGCCACCGTTCGGCGATGAGGGAACCTTCCTCACGCACATCCCCGATTTCGCCTTCACGCCCGGGCTTCTGACACAGATTACGCTTCTGGCCATCCTATACGTCGTCTGGATCGAAGATGGCGCCCCCGGGCGAGAGCTGTTCTCTCGTTGA
- a CDS encoding ABC transporter permease, translating into MSYTRTLLSRWSRRDRLTVVVVAVTTAFLVGTTLLLAAAGAQTATIADELDTTATVSYEGSYGAAQANATTDEIVLPTATLRHNDSLQRFVGVPPNTTNELGDTTVGWQRATLPAPNDTVQGPVATRTAQRFATSTGPARLTVRPHATNASLFPTEWYVANASTVRTVSDGDTEALVIHPTRSASGLLSVPETGSPIVAALVFLFAGMRELLAVLLAATLGSAVLVVVVVYNVLRMTVRDRRRAIRVIRSTGGTPRRILALFGVRAGLIVTIGVALGYAVGMITTNAVVNVAVFAGLPISLTPTLTPVAIAALAVILPGLVLAGVLAGVLAAWSAATAPPARIGATTGRTQSDRSTGGRRAALRPTLLAGRAIVPTALTLAVFVVVVVLVVSLMGAVAPLSTQSEGTIAEADAPHVLNSRIDTNYVPVLRERGVAASPEIILPQALDGEPFLGLGANYTAFAAVTNASLVEGRPPRTSAEAVVGSDLATTLDIDVGESLPLGGSFSPATTRVTVVGTFDATGVADDQLVVPLSTAHHLALDSGTVQYIRTERTALPDGAGANDTGSAGDAISVTGVSIPRVVEANRSFAVTANVENLEATNVTRPITVRVGNRTRTRSVTLGPEATDEISIPVRLPTAGNRTLRVDSYTQSVRVLPRRSLWLPTELPGRAPPNATLYVPVVTPAEQPVENASVAVANRTWTTGDNGVARVTLPTAPGEYTLRASKGERPAATQNLTVTTSAQRRPSARLAITPQTGSVLERPEATVTVANPWNRTLTRRLTLTSPVTTRERNVTLEPGATTQVTVELFGGSEQRASPGTYTVRLQSNESSGSLARSEYTVEGDQRLFSALASNGQYSGGAGIGQAIRSVFGNVQLLFVTMLVLAALTTIGTTTATFTQVIHARRRAIGIHRATGASPRRVLTTVLRDVCLLSVPAVAVALALGVGTVRLLGQLDLLTLFGIRLSTAIPGPVLLGTAVGAFALSVLGAVLATLPFLTRPPTDLLDGTVSEPTTREDDR; encoded by the coding sequence GTGAGCTACACCCGCACGCTGCTTTCCCGGTGGTCTCGCCGCGATCGGCTCACCGTCGTCGTGGTCGCGGTCACGACCGCCTTTCTGGTCGGGACCACCCTCCTGTTGGCCGCGGCCGGCGCACAGACGGCCACGATCGCCGACGAGCTGGACACGACGGCGACAGTGTCGTACGAGGGCTCCTATGGGGCCGCACAGGCTAACGCGACAACCGACGAGATCGTGTTGCCGACGGCCACGCTGCGTCACAACGACTCCCTACAGCGGTTCGTCGGCGTCCCGCCGAACACGACCAACGAACTCGGTGACACCACCGTCGGCTGGCAGCGAGCGACGCTCCCTGCGCCGAACGATACCGTTCAGGGGCCAGTCGCGACGCGGACCGCACAGCGATTTGCAACCTCCACAGGCCCCGCCCGCCTGACCGTTCGGCCACACGCCACGAACGCCTCGCTGTTCCCGACCGAGTGGTACGTCGCGAACGCCTCGACGGTGCGAACGGTGAGCGACGGCGACACGGAGGCGCTCGTCATCCATCCCACCCGATCGGCGAGCGGGTTGCTGTCGGTGCCCGAAACCGGCTCGCCGATTGTCGCCGCGCTCGTGTTCCTGTTCGCCGGGATGCGCGAGCTGTTGGCGGTGTTGCTCGCCGCGACGCTCGGTAGCGCGGTGCTCGTCGTCGTGGTCGTCTACAACGTGCTCCGAATGACCGTCAGGGACCGCCGGCGGGCGATCCGCGTGATCCGCTCGACCGGCGGCACGCCACGGCGGATCCTCGCGCTGTTCGGCGTTCGGGCGGGGCTGATCGTCACGATCGGTGTCGCGCTTGGCTACGCCGTCGGGATGATCACCACGAACGCCGTCGTCAACGTGGCGGTTTTTGCCGGGTTACCGATATCGCTGACACCGACGTTGACGCCGGTCGCCATCGCCGCGCTGGCGGTCATCCTCCCGGGACTCGTGCTTGCGGGCGTGCTCGCGGGCGTCCTGGCGGCGTGGTCCGCGGCCACCGCGCCGCCGGCCCGGATCGGGGCTACAACCGGACGGACACAGAGCGATCGATCGACGGGCGGCCGCCGGGCGGCGCTGCGCCCCACGCTGCTCGCCGGCCGCGCCATCGTGCCGACGGCGCTGACGCTCGCCGTGTTCGTTGTCGTCGTCGTGCTCGTCGTCTCGCTGATGGGTGCGGTCGCGCCGCTGTCGACCCAAAGTGAGGGGACGATCGCCGAGGCCGACGCGCCACACGTCCTCAACAGCCGCATCGATACGAACTACGTCCCCGTGCTTCGAGAGCGCGGTGTCGCCGCGAGCCCGGAGATCATCCTGCCACAGGCGCTCGATGGCGAGCCGTTCCTCGGACTCGGGGCCAACTACACGGCTTTTGCCGCCGTCACGAACGCGAGCCTCGTCGAGGGACGTCCGCCCCGAACCTCGGCGGAGGCCGTCGTCGGCAGCGACCTCGCCACGACGCTCGACATCGATGTCGGCGAGTCGCTCCCGCTCGGTGGGAGTTTCTCGCCGGCGACGACACGCGTCACCGTCGTCGGGACGTTCGACGCCACCGGCGTCGCCGACGACCAGCTCGTCGTGCCGCTGTCGACGGCCCATCACCTCGCGCTCGACTCCGGGACCGTCCAGTATATCCGGACCGAGCGAACCGCCCTCCCCGACGGCGCCGGAGCGAACGACACCGGGAGCGCCGGCGACGCGATCAGCGTGACCGGCGTCTCCATACCCCGTGTCGTCGAGGCGAACCGTTCGTTCGCGGTCACGGCGAACGTCGAGAACCTCGAGGCGACGAACGTGACGCGGCCGATCACCGTCCGCGTCGGCAATCGGACGCGAACGCGTTCGGTGACGCTCGGCCCGGAGGCAACCGACGAGATCTCGATTCCGGTCCGGCTGCCGACGGCGGGCAACAGAACGCTGCGCGTCGACAGCTACACGCAGTCCGTACGCGTGCTTCCACGTCGTTCGCTGTGGCTCCCGACCGAGTTACCGGGGCGTGCCCCGCCGAACGCGACGCTGTACGTACCCGTGGTGACGCCGGCCGAACAGCCCGTCGAGAACGCATCCGTCGCCGTCGCCAACCGAACGTGGACCACCGGCGACAACGGCGTCGCACGGGTCACGCTCCCGACCGCACCCGGCGAATACACGCTGCGTGCGAGCAAGGGTGAGCGCCCGGCGGCGACACAGAACCTGACGGTCACGACGTCGGCCCAGCGCAGGCCCTCGGCCCGTCTTGCGATCACGCCGCAGACGGGAAGCGTGCTCGAACGCCCGGAGGCGACCGTGACGGTCGCGAACCCCTGGAACCGGACGCTCACGCGGCGACTCACGCTGACGTCGCCGGTGACGACCCGCGAGCGAAACGTTACGCTCGAACCGGGAGCGACGACGCAAGTGACCGTCGAGCTGTTCGGCGGCTCTGAGCAGCGGGCCTCCCCCGGCACCTACACCGTGCGCTTGCAGTCGAACGAATCGAGCGGATCGCTCGCCCGGAGCGAGTACACCGTCGAGGGCGACCAGCGACTGTTCTCGGCGCTCGCGAGCAACGGCCAGTACTCGGGCGGTGCCGGCATCGGGCAAGCGATCCGCAGCGTGTTCGGCAACGTCCAGTTGCTGTTCGTGACGATGTTGGTGCTCGCCGCGCTCACCACGATCGGGACGACGACTGCAACCTTCACACAGGTCATCCACGCCCGCCGGCGTGCCATCGGCATCCATCGGGCGACCGGCGCGTCCCCGCGACGCGTGCTCACGACCGTGCTCCGTGACGTCTGTCTGCTCTCGGTGCCGGCCGTCGCCGTCGCGCTCGCCCTCGGCGTCGGGACCGTCCGGCTGCTCGGACAGCTCGATCTGCTCACGCTGTTCGGGATCCGGCTCTCGACGGCGATCCCGGGCCCTGTACTGTTGGGCACCGCCGTCGGCGCGTTCGCCCTGTCGGTGCTCGGAGCCGTCCTGGCGACGCTCCCGTTTCTCACCCGTCCGCCCACCGACCTGCTCGACGGGACGGTCTCCGAGCCCACGACGCGGGAGGATGACCGATGA
- a CDS encoding sodium/phosphate symporter translates to MKRRHRYVVVCLAVFAVALAFRTLTLYWSPFPATLDGFDYAALARDTLASGQLPLGRLRADNFVFTGGLALVSALTDSRPVTMAQPVIAVLGAGSCLTAVAVVRRLGRRLALSGRRVRCAAVVAGFGLAAEGLYLRRTGVADEEAIGLLLVPLLAITFHRALRTRRPAWIVAAAVIAIAFPLLHTFSTLIAALTLLGVLATQLLRVPSTRLATVGLVFVGGFWAYFALYYEVAARVGLTVPYVGRVLAFPGLFIAWLIVLVVGVLWVRSAQPRLQRAGLLGAVAVGYAVLVANVFVPVFPGTVTTPLPILALASLFVVPVVLASSRLPDVTADAGDGAVVVALLAAPAVQTFFSLTASLTPEFYGTVMRTQTFVHFPVFVLAALAAVGLPAAGRLSLGRLGLPGRLGSVRTIAVTLLLLSAALTAPLAFVDLDTATYPSTTTHEEFAAASFTATHVPGRWTSDDPSTRIGSLYYPGRTQASQAPVGSWLTGGSPPDCPVLSARSWTTSGAHLFPLAPATIPPTRYRHWLADRNLVYTTSGADPFSLTRPTTSSSQC, encoded by the coding sequence ATGAAGCGGCGACACCGGTACGTGGTCGTCTGTCTCGCGGTCTTCGCCGTCGCGCTCGCGTTCCGGACGCTCACGCTGTACTGGAGTCCCTTCCCCGCGACGCTCGATGGGTTCGACTACGCCGCCCTCGCGCGGGACACGCTCGCCAGCGGCCAGCTCCCACTGGGTCGTCTGCGGGCCGACAACTTCGTGTTCACCGGCGGCCTCGCGCTCGTCAGTGCGCTCACCGACAGCCGGCCGGTCACGATGGCACAGCCGGTGATTGCCGTGCTCGGTGCGGGCTCCTGTCTCACCGCCGTCGCCGTCGTCCGGCGGCTGGGACGCCGGCTCGCGCTCTCGGGTCGTCGCGTTCGGTGTGCCGCCGTCGTCGCCGGGTTCGGGCTCGCAGCCGAAGGGCTCTATCTCCGGCGGACCGGCGTCGCCGACGAGGAGGCGATCGGACTGTTGCTCGTTCCGTTGCTCGCGATCACGTTCCATCGCGCCCTCCGGACGCGCCGGCCGGCGTGGATCGTTGCAGCCGCCGTCATCGCCATTGCCTTCCCGTTGTTGCACACCTTCAGCACGCTCATCGCGGCGCTCACGCTTCTCGGCGTGCTGGCGACCCAGCTTCTCCGCGTGCCGAGCACGCGACTGGCGACGGTCGGGCTCGTCTTTGTCGGCGGGTTCTGGGCGTATTTCGCGCTCTACTACGAGGTCGCGGCACGGGTCGGCCTCACCGTGCCGTACGTCGGGCGCGTGCTCGCCTTCCCAGGCCTGTTCATCGCGTGGCTGATCGTGCTGGTCGTCGGCGTCCTCTGGGTACGCTCGGCACAGCCACGCCTCCAGCGGGCGGGGCTGCTCGGGGCCGTCGCGGTCGGCTATGCCGTTCTCGTCGCGAACGTCTTCGTGCCGGTCTTTCCGGGGACGGTGACGACGCCGCTGCCGATCCTGGCGCTCGCGTCGTTGTTCGTTGTCCCGGTGGTGTTGGCGAGTTCTCGACTGCCCGACGTGACGGCCGATGCGGGCGACGGTGCCGTCGTCGTCGCGCTGCTTGCCGCGCCAGCCGTCCAGACGTTCTTCTCGCTGACCGCCTCGCTCACGCCGGAGTTCTACGGGACGGTGATGCGAACGCAGACGTTCGTCCATTTCCCGGTGTTCGTTCTCGCCGCGCTGGCGGCCGTTGGACTCCCGGCCGCCGGGCGACTCTCGCTCGGGCGGCTGGGACTCCCGGGTCGGCTCGGGTCGGTGCGGACGATCGCCGTGACCCTCTTACTACTGAGTGCGGCCCTGACCGCACCGCTCGCGTTCGTCGATCTCGATACGGCGACGTATCCGAGCACGACGACCCACGAGGAGTTCGCCGCCGCGTCGTTCACTGCGACACACGTCCCCGGACGGTGGACATCGGACGATCCGTCGACGCGGATCGGGTCGCTCTACTACCCCGGCCGTACCCAGGCCTCGCAAGCCCCGGTCGGAAGCTGGCTGACCGGCGGCTCGCCGCCGGACTGTCCGGTGCTGTCGGCCCGGTCGTGGACGACGAGCGGCGCACATCTGTTCCCGCTGGCGCCGGCGACGATCCCGCCGACCCGCTATCGCCACTGGCTCGCCGACCGAAACCTCGTCTACACCACCAGCGGTGCCGATCCGTTCTCGCTGACGCGACCGACCACGTCGTCGTCACAGTGTTGA
- a CDS encoding ABC transporter ATP-binding protein, which yields MASLALDATDIGVTRGTEAILHDVSIAVPSDGRTLVQGPSGAGKTTLFDVLGLLDRPTSGTLTIQETATDALSESERARLRRETLGFVFQEFQLVADLTAWENAALPQDHTGERDADWLGMLFDELAIADLAEQYPATLSGGEKQRVAIARALANRPAIVLADEPTGQLDPDTADRVLELLLDIHETAETALLTISHDRRLRSAFDEIVALENGTTVPTSGDPA from the coding sequence ATGGCTTCCCTCGCCCTCGACGCGACCGACATCGGCGTGACGCGCGGTACCGAGGCGATACTACACGACGTCTCGATCGCCGTGCCGTCCGACGGGCGCACGCTGGTCCAGGGCCCGAGCGGCGCCGGGAAGACGACGCTGTTCGACGTGCTCGGGTTGCTCGACCGCCCGACGAGCGGGACGCTCACCATCCAGGAGACAGCGACCGACGCATTATCGGAGTCCGAGCGGGCCCGCCTCCGGCGCGAGACGCTCGGGTTCGTCTTCCAGGAGTTCCAGCTCGTCGCGGATCTCACGGCCTGGGAGAACGCCGCGCTGCCCCAGGACCACACCGGCGAGCGCGACGCCGACTGGCTGGGGATGCTGTTCGACGAGCTCGCCATCGCCGACCTCGCCGAGCAGTATCCGGCCACCCTCAGCGGTGGCGAGAAACAGCGCGTCGCGATCGCCCGTGCGCTGGCCAACCGGCCCGCGATCGTGCTCGCCGACGAGCCGACCGGCCAGCTCGACCCGGACACCGCCGATCGGGTGCTCGAACTGCTGCTCGACATCCACGAGACCGCAGAGACGGCGCTGCTCACGATCAGTCACGACCGGCGGCTGCGCTCGGCGTTCGACGAGATCGTTGCCCTCGAAAACGGCACGACGGTTCCGACGTCGGGTGACCCCGCTTAA